A stretch of the Planctomicrobium piriforme genome encodes the following:
- a CDS encoding DJ-1/PfpI family protein produces the protein MPAKKILIIAGDFVEDYELMVPFQALLMLGYTVHVVCPLKQAGDKIRTAVHDFEGDQTYSEKPGHNFTLNAAFADINPADYDALLVPGGRSPEYLRLNPQVLEMARHFGVEKKPIAAICHGLQLLAAAGMLKGRSCTAYPACGPDVTLAGGHYVHCLVTDVHVDGNLVTSPAWPGHPAWLAAFVKLLGAKIEI, from the coding sequence GTTGATGGTGCCGTTTCAGGCGCTGCTCATGCTGGGGTATACGGTGCATGTAGTCTGTCCGCTCAAGCAGGCAGGCGACAAAATTCGCACGGCGGTGCATGACTTTGAAGGGGATCAGACGTACTCCGAGAAGCCAGGGCATAACTTCACGCTGAATGCCGCATTCGCCGACATTAACCCAGCCGACTACGACGCCTTGCTGGTGCCTGGCGGTCGGTCGCCTGAGTACCTGCGGTTGAATCCCCAGGTGCTGGAGATGGCACGGCACTTCGGTGTCGAGAAGAAACCGATTGCGGCGATCTGTCATGGCCTGCAACTGCTGGCGGCAGCCGGGATGTTGAAAGGCCGCTCGTGTACGGCGTATCCCGCCTGCGGCCCTGACGTGACGCTGGCTGGCGGGCATTATGTCCACTGTCTGGTGACGGACGTCCATGTTGACGGCAACCTGGTGACCTCGCCCGCGTGGCCCGGCCATCCTGCATGGCTGGCGGCGTTCGTGAAACTGCTGGGGGCGAAGATTGAGATTTGA
- a CDS encoding DUF423 domain-containing protein, with protein MNKDGLFWIKAGAVLGAIAVVCGSFGAHMLPEFLMEKYAGQTREVLGQQIPAAQKYLADFKTAAEYEMYHSLALLAVGLLSLHGSSWSLRLAGRSFLFGSIIFSGSLYLLVLTGMRWLGAVTPFGGVLFIIGWAALFYATMQMPRSTSAA; from the coding sequence ATGAATAAAGACGGACTTTTCTGGATCAAGGCCGGCGCGGTGCTGGGGGCGATTGCGGTTGTCTGCGGCTCGTTCGGCGCTCATATGCTGCCGGAGTTTCTCATGGAGAAATACGCCGGTCAGACGCGTGAGGTCCTCGGGCAGCAGATCCCCGCTGCCCAAAAATATTTGGCGGACTTCAAGACGGCGGCTGAATACGAAATGTATCACAGCCTCGCACTGCTGGCGGTCGGGCTGCTGTCGCTGCATGGTTCGAGCTGGTCGCTGAGACTGGCAGGCCGTTCATTTCTGTTCGGCAGCATCATCTTCTCCGGCAGTCTGTATCTGCTGGTGCTGACTGGCATGCGCTGGCTGGGAGCGGTGACGCCGTTTGGGGGCGTGCTGTTCATCATCGGCTGGGCCGCGTTGTTCTATGCGACGATGCAGATGCCGCGCAGCACTTCGGCCGCCTGA